A DNA window from Tenuifilaceae bacterium CYCD contains the following coding sequences:
- a CDS encoding Xaa-Pro aminopeptidase has product METSEKIKQLRQQMKKKDINAYLIPHSDPHISEYIPDYWKAREWASGFNGSAGTLVVTTEKAALWTDSRYFLQAEQQLDGSGIELCKLGLPETPDITAWLSMNLKKGSTIGFDGLVLSLSSARAYMEGFKKKGFGCNPSLDLVSKLWTDRPNLPLNKAFAHELEFSKISVSEKLGAIRKALMVRDATAYLMCALDEICWTFNIRGSDISYNPVVTSYAYIDDDSAILFIDKDKIDSNIEGWLEGEGVTIKDYSKIFKFLSKLGKKDSIIIDPAKTNFSLYAQIPEKAKIIESLGLATEIKSRKYPSEIEGIKLAMVQDGVAMVEFLYWLEKNVGKIEMTELSIGDKLFEFRSKRQHFISESFNSIVGYKDHGAIVHYSASPETNYRVEKDGFLLVDSGGQYLNGTTDITRTVHMGTPSKEEMIDYTLVLKGMIRLALAKFPAGTRGSQLDTLARMALWNNNLNYGHGTGHGVGYFLNVHEGPQQIRPDNHLPIENGMLISNEPGLYRSGLHGIRIENLIVCTDDETNGYGRFLKFDTLTLCPIYTNTVDVNMLWLDEKEWLNNYHRMVYEKLSPHLDAEHHNWLKDKTKPI; this is encoded by the coding sequence ATGGAAACAAGCGAGAAAATTAAGCAGTTGCGTCAGCAGATGAAGAAAAAGGATATTAATGCCTATCTTATTCCTCATAGCGATCCTCACATTAGTGAGTATATTCCTGATTACTGGAAGGCGCGAGAATGGGCTTCAGGATTCAATGGCTCTGCTGGAACCTTGGTTGTCACAACTGAAAAGGCTGCATTATGGACAGATTCTCGTTATTTTTTGCAGGCAGAGCAGCAGCTGGATGGTTCGGGTATTGAACTGTGCAAACTTGGACTTCCGGAAACCCCAGATATTACAGCGTGGCTTTCTATGAACTTGAAAAAAGGGAGCACAATTGGTTTCGATGGACTTGTTCTGTCGCTTAGCTCCGCTAGAGCCTATATGGAAGGTTTTAAGAAAAAGGGTTTCGGTTGTAATCCTAGTCTTGATTTGGTATCAAAGCTCTGGACGGATCGTCCCAATTTACCTTTAAATAAGGCATTTGCTCACGAGTTAGAGTTTTCAAAAATATCTGTTTCCGAAAAATTGGGCGCTATCCGCAAAGCATTGATGGTGCGGGATGCCACTGCCTACTTGATGTGTGCGCTTGATGAGATTTGTTGGACATTCAATATTCGTGGATCAGATATCTCATACAATCCAGTGGTGACCAGCTATGCCTATATTGATGATGATTCTGCAATTTTGTTTATCGATAAGGATAAGATTGATAGTAACATTGAAGGATGGCTGGAAGGTGAGGGTGTTACCATAAAAGATTATTCAAAGATATTTAAGTTTCTATCTAAGCTGGGCAAGAAGGATTCAATTATTATCGATCCCGCGAAAACAAACTTTTCGCTTTATGCCCAAATCCCCGAAAAGGCTAAAATTATTGAATCGTTAGGTTTAGCCACAGAAATAAAATCGCGAAAATATCCCAGCGAGATTGAAGGCATTAAGTTAGCGATGGTACAGGATGGCGTTGCCATGGTTGAGTTTTTGTACTGGTTGGAGAAAAATGTAGGAAAGATCGAAATGACAGAGCTTTCCATCGGTGATAAACTGTTTGAGTTCCGTAGTAAACGTCAGCATTTTATTTCTGAAAGTTTTAATTCCATTGTAGGATATAAGGATCACGGTGCAATTGTGCACTACAGCGCATCTCCAGAAACTAACTATAGAGTTGAGAAGGATGGCTTCTTACTAGTCGATTCTGGTGGGCAATACCTCAATGGAACAACCGATATTACTCGAACTGTTCACATGGGGACCCCATCGAAGGAGGAGATGATCGATTATACATTGGTTCTAAAAGGAATGATTCGGTTGGCTTTGGCAAAGTTCCCCGCGGGAACACGCGGATCGCAGTTGGACACATTAGCCCGAATGGCGCTTTGGAACAACAACCTAAATTATGGACATGGAACAGGTCATGGGGTTGGCTATTTCCTTAATGTTCATGAAGGCCCTCAGCAGATTCGTCCCGATAACCATTTACCCATTGAGAATGGAATGCTAATTTCCAATGAGCCAGGTTTGTATAGATCTGGCTTGCATGGAATTAGAATTGAAAATTTGATAGTATGTACCGATGATGAAACTAATGGGTATGGTAGATTCCTTAAGTTCGATACGCTCACGCTTTGTCCAATTTATACAAACACAGTGGATGTTAATATGCTTTGGCTCGATGAGAAGGAGTGGTTGAATAACTATCATCGTATGGTTTATGAAAAATTATCGCCACACCTCGATGCAGAGCATCATAACTGGCTAAAGGATAAAACGAAACCTATTTAA
- a CDS encoding TonB-dependent receptor, which yields MQNLLYKSPYSNLIKLLRVLIISILVITPIFSYSQSQLLVGVVTDTFNQPIIGANVVVEGSDIGTSTDENGRFKLNITLKQHTILKVSYLGYQTEWYTIDKNAKENIAEMNFRLIPETKNIDGVFISAIQRRQGNIDRLNAKEITFMPNISGNFESLLKSIPGVSSSNELSSQYTVRGGNFDENLVYVNDIEIFRPFLIRSGQQEGLSFINPDMVASVEFSAGAFNAEFGDKMSSVLNVHYRKPTSFETTVTGSLLGAGITTEGVLGNSKFTYITGLRYKTSKYMLGSLDVKGDYTPTFIDWQGLFNYQISSKLSVSLLGNYSGNSYLFAPDVRETRFGMFSNTLQLKVYYEGQEVDKFQTAMGAITFEYEPTKDLSLKLYSANYLNSEKETYDLLGQYYLNELDNSLGSSTYGDSLINVGIGGFLNHARNYLDVYVNSIGHIGQYQFGKSRLKWGLQVQKEYLDDQLAEWELIDSSGYSLPYDGENVGLKYSLRSDNTIDAIRASAFVQTDLTKNIGLFKIQATMGGRFLYWDFNNESLFSPRANISMVPLNMKNLEFHFSTGVYYQPPFYKEMRLPTGALNYDIKSQKSVQFLLGGEYYFNAWNRPFRVSAELYYKQLSNLIPYKLDNVRVKYLGDNLAKGYAKGIDIKVNGELVTGAESWVGISLLKTMEDLKSDSYVDSDGNIHHPGYYPRPTDQRFAFNLFFQDYLPGNPSFRVHLYGFYGSGLPFGLATSDRYDVNFRMPAYRRVDIGFTKVLLDENIKSAIIPKKINGIKSIWISAEVFNLFNFSNTVSYLWVQTVGNQEGKSDTYAVPNYLTSRRINVKALVKF from the coding sequence ATGCAGAACTTATTATACAAGTCACCATACTCGAATTTAATTAAATTACTAAGAGTTCTTATTATTAGCATTCTGGTAATTACACCAATTTTTTCGTATTCTCAATCTCAATTACTGGTTGGAGTTGTTACCGATACGTTTAATCAGCCTATTATTGGGGCAAATGTTGTTGTTGAGGGATCCGATATTGGAACCTCTACCGACGAGAATGGTAGATTTAAGTTGAATATCACTTTAAAGCAGCATACAATTCTGAAAGTCTCGTATTTAGGGTATCAAACCGAGTGGTACACAATTGACAAGAATGCTAAGGAGAATATTGCTGAGATGAACTTTAGGCTTATACCTGAAACTAAAAATATTGATGGCGTTTTTATCTCGGCAATTCAGCGCAGGCAGGGTAATATTGATAGGTTGAATGCTAAGGAAATTACTTTTATGCCGAATATCTCCGGAAACTTTGAGTCGTTGCTCAAGTCTATTCCTGGAGTGTCGTCTTCTAATGAGTTAAGTTCGCAGTACACTGTTCGGGGCGGTAATTTCGATGAGAATTTGGTCTATGTAAATGATATCGAAATTTTTCGTCCTTTCCTGATTCGGTCGGGGCAGCAGGAAGGGTTGAGTTTTATTAATCCCGATATGGTTGCCTCTGTGGAGTTTTCGGCAGGAGCTTTCAATGCTGAATTTGGCGATAAGATGTCGTCGGTGCTAAACGTGCATTACCGCAAGCCAACTTCGTTCGAAACAACTGTTACTGGAAGCCTTTTAGGTGCTGGAATTACCACCGAAGGTGTGCTGGGGAACTCAAAGTTTACTTATATAACAGGCCTTAGGTATAAAACGTCAAAATACATGCTTGGTTCATTGGATGTTAAAGGCGATTATACACCAACATTTATTGATTGGCAAGGATTATTCAACTATCAAATTAGCTCCAAGTTGTCGGTTAGCCTTTTGGGAAACTATTCGGGGAATAGCTACCTGTTTGCACCCGATGTTCGCGAAACACGTTTTGGAATGTTCAGCAATACCCTGCAGCTGAAAGTATACTACGAAGGGCAAGAGGTTGATAAATTCCAAACTGCAATGGGGGCTATTACTTTTGAGTACGAACCTACAAAGGATTTATCGTTGAAACTATATTCTGCCAACTACTTGAATTCTGAGAAAGAGACATACGATTTACTTGGTCAGTATTATTTAAATGAACTCGATAATTCTTTAGGATCTTCAACCTATGGTGATAGTTTAATTAATGTAGGGATTGGTGGATTTTTAAATCATGCCCGGAATTATTTGGATGTTTATGTTAACTCCATTGGGCATATTGGGCAATATCAATTTGGCAAATCGAGGTTAAAGTGGGGACTCCAGGTTCAAAAGGAATACTTAGATGATCAGCTTGCCGAATGGGAATTAATAGATTCTTCGGGATACTCGTTGCCTTACGATGGCGAAAATGTAGGATTGAAGTATTCGTTGAGATCCGATAATACAATTGATGCAATTCGAGCATCAGCATTTGTACAGACCGATTTAACTAAAAACATAGGGCTATTTAAGATCCAGGCAACTATGGGAGGCCGTTTCCTGTATTGGGATTTTAATAATGAATCATTATTTAGTCCAAGGGCAAATATATCGATGGTTCCCTTAAACATGAAGAATTTGGAATTCCATTTTTCTACTGGAGTTTACTATCAACCCCCATTTTATAAGGAGATGCGCTTGCCTACAGGTGCTTTGAACTATGATATAAAATCGCAGAAATCTGTACAGTTTTTGCTGGGCGGGGAGTACTATTTCAACGCCTGGAACAGGCCATTCAGGGTGTCGGCTGAGCTGTACTATAAGCAGTTATCGAACCTTATTCCCTATAAATTGGACAATGTTCGGGTAAAGTACCTGGGCGATAATTTGGCTAAAGGATACGCCAAAGGAATTGATATAAAGGTTAACGGTGAGCTGGTAACAGGTGCTGAATCATGGGTTGGAATTTCGTTACTTAAAACCATGGAGGATTTAAAGAGCGATAGTTATGTGGATTCCGATGGAAATATCCATCATCCTGGCTATTATCCTCGCCCTACCGATCAACGTTTTGCATTCAATCTGTTTTTTCAGGATTATTTGCCAGGAAATCCTAGCTTTAGGGTTCATCTTTATGGTTTTTATGGTAGTGGTTTGCCGTTTGGATTGGCTACATCGGATAGATATGATGTTAATTTTAGAATGCCTGCCTATAGACGAGTTGATATAGGCTTTACGAAAGTTCTTCTCGATGAAAATATCAAATCAGCAATAATTCCTAAAAAAATAAACGGAATTAAAAGCATATGGATTAGCGCAGAGGTATTCAATCTTTTCAACTTTAGTAATACCGTCTCGTACCTTTGGGTTCAAACAGTGGGGAATCAGGAAGGTAAGTCCGATACATATGCGGTTCCGAATTACTTAACCTCGCGACGAATTAATGTTAAAGCGCTGGTGAAATTTTGA
- a CDS encoding indolepyruvate oxidoreductase subunit IorA: MSKLLMLGDEAIAQGAIDAGLSGVYAYPGTPSTEIMEFIQGSKQAAELNIHRQWSANEKTAMESAIGMSYAGKRAMVCFKHVGLNVAADAFMNAAVTGVNGGLIVVSADDPSMHSSQNEQDSRFYAKFAMIPILEPANQQEAYDMAYSGFELSEKLNVPVMLRITTRLAHSRADVLRKEIKKQNDIKLPSDPRQFVLLPAIARKNYKNLLLNQPAMEMESEKSAFNSYIQGTNTDMGIIATGIAYNYLMENYPDRNCPYPIVKVNQYPLPKKQIAELYNTCKSIMVLEEGYPIVEEMIKGFLNVGKPIHGRLDGTLPRDGELNPNIVAKGLGMTVTEGQAVPSIVKQRPPSLCQGCGHRDVYEDLNEALKEYGTGRVFADIGCYTLGALPPFNAINSCVDMGASITMAKGAADAGLVPAVAVIGDSTFTHSGMTGLLDAVNENAPITVIISDNSTTGMTGGQDSSAHGRIVEICKGLGVHPDHIRVMTPLKKNHEENVRIMKEELAYQGVSVLIPQRECIQTFARRKKSEKKESND; encoded by the coding sequence ATGAGTAAATTACTTATGCTTGGCGATGAAGCCATAGCTCAAGGTGCAATTGATGCAGGTTTATCGGGAGTTTACGCATACCCCGGAACTCCATCAACCGAAATTATGGAATTCATTCAGGGCTCAAAGCAGGCCGCTGAGCTAAATATTCACCGGCAATGGTCGGCCAATGAGAAAACAGCAATGGAGTCGGCCATTGGTATGTCATACGCTGGTAAGCGTGCAATGGTGTGCTTCAAGCACGTTGGATTAAACGTTGCTGCCGATGCATTTATGAACGCAGCAGTAACAGGTGTTAACGGTGGTTTAATCGTAGTTTCGGCCGATGACCCCTCAATGCACTCATCGCAAAACGAGCAGGACTCTCGTTTCTACGCTAAATTTGCTATGATTCCAATTTTGGAACCCGCAAACCAGCAGGAGGCTTACGATATGGCGTACTCCGGCTTTGAACTTTCTGAAAAATTGAACGTTCCCGTAATGCTTCGTATCACTACCCGTTTGGCTCACTCTCGTGCCGATGTTCTTCGTAAAGAGATTAAGAAACAGAATGATATAAAGTTACCATCCGATCCACGCCAATTTGTACTTCTACCTGCAATTGCACGTAAGAACTACAAAAACCTGTTGCTAAACCAACCTGCAATGGAGATGGAGTCTGAAAAATCTGCTTTCAACTCATACATACAAGGCACAAACACCGATATGGGTATTATTGCAACCGGTATTGCATACAACTACCTGATGGAGAACTATCCCGACAGAAATTGCCCATACCCAATTGTAAAGGTTAACCAATACCCATTGCCTAAGAAACAGATTGCAGAGCTGTACAACACCTGCAAATCCATAATGGTGCTCGAGGAGGGTTACCCAATTGTGGAGGAGATGATTAAAGGTTTCCTAAACGTTGGCAAGCCTATCCACGGTCGGTTGGATGGCACGCTACCACGCGATGGCGAGCTAAACCCCAACATCGTTGCCAAGGGCTTAGGGATGACTGTTACCGAGGGACAAGCCGTTCCTTCGATAGTAAAACAACGCCCCCCATCACTCTGCCAGGGTTGCGGCCACCGCGATGTTTACGAGGATTTGAACGAGGCATTAAAAGAATACGGTACAGGCAGAGTATTTGCCGATATTGGATGCTACACTCTAGGAGCGCTACCTCCATTCAACGCTATCAACTCGTGCGTTGATATGGGCGCATCAATCACAATGGCTAAGGGTGCTGCCGATGCTGGTCTTGTTCCTGCCGTTGCAGTTATTGGCGACTCAACCTTTACCCATAGCGGAATGACTGGCCTGCTTGATGCTGTAAACGAGAATGCCCCTATCACCGTTATTATTTCCGATAACTCCACAACTGGTATGACCGGTGGCCAAGACTCATCGGCTCACGGCAGAATAGTTGAAATCTGTAAAGGACTGGGTGTTCACCCCGACCATATTAGAGTGATGACTCCTTTGAAGAAAAATCACGAGGAAAACGTTAGAATTATGAAGGAAGAATTGGCATACCAAGGTGTTTCCGTATTAATTCCACAACGCGAGTGTATTCAGACCTTTGCCCGCAGGAAAAAGTCTGAGAAAAAGGAATCGAACGATTAA
- a CDS encoding indolepyruvate oxidoreductase: MKNDIILAGVGGQGILSIAAAIGLAAVNNNLYIKQAEVHGMSQRGGDVQSHLRISDAPIASDLIPAGKADLIISVEPMEALRYLPMLSKDGWIVTNTVPFINITDYPQPEEVLAQVNAVKNHIAIDAEAIAKEAGSARAMNIVMLGAASLFLDIPFGKIEEGIRQLFGKKGNDVVELNLKALRAGREFSEKNR, encoded by the coding sequence ATGAAAAACGATATTATACTGGCAGGCGTTGGCGGACAAGGAATCCTTTCAATTGCTGCCGCAATTGGCTTAGCCGCTGTAAACAACAATCTTTACATTAAACAAGCCGAGGTTCACGGCATGAGCCAGCGCGGTGGTGATGTTCAGTCGCACCTCCGCATTTCCGATGCCCCCATTGCCTCGGACCTAATCCCCGCAGGCAAGGCCGATTTAATTATCTCGGTTGAGCCCATGGAGGCTTTGCGCTACCTCCCCATGCTATCGAAGGATGGCTGGATAGTTACCAACACCGTTCCCTTCATCAACATCACCGATTACCCACAACCCGAGGAGGTGCTTGCCCAGGTTAACGCGGTGAAGAATCACATCGCCATTGATGCCGAGGCTATTGCCAAGGAGGCCGGATCGGCCAGGGCAATGAATATTGTTATGCTGGGTGCAGCATCGCTTTTCCTTGATATCCCTTTCGGTAAGATTGAAGAGGGTATCCGCCAGCTTTTTGGCAAAAAAGGAAACGATGTGGTTGAGCTCAACCTAAAGGCGCTAAGAGCAGGCCGCGAGTTTAGCGAGAAAAATAGATAG
- the gltX_2 gene encoding glutamate--tRNA ligase, which yields METRRVRVRFAPSPTGPLHIGGVRTALFNYFFAKQHGGDFLLRIEDTDSQRFVPGAEEYINEALRWCGIKVDEGVVEGGKHAPYRQSERRAIYRQYADQLVDAGYAYYAFDTPESLDEHRKAAELKGQTFIYNHAIRNSMQTSLVLPLDEVRARVDRGDQWVIRFRMPENEELLMHDLIRGEVVVNTATLDDKVLFKSADMLPTYHLANVTDDYLMEISHVIRGEEWLPSLPLHVLLYRALGWTDRMPQFAHLPLLLKPTGNGKLSKRDGDKMGFPVFPLRWTSPEGETSRGYREDGYFPEAFVNLLALLGWNPGTEQEIFSMDDLIQQFSLERVNKSGARFDPEKAKWFNHQYLLAKSDAEVTSIYMQLLAEKGICASPAKVELIVKLMKARVNFVHEIWDKSAFFFERPTVYDEASVKKFWKAETPAVMDELISLFESIPQFDARVVDEHLAAFINAKGYGMGAVMNALRLCILGISNGPNAADVCVIIGRDETIARLKQAVASV from the coding sequence ATGGAAACCCGCAGAGTACGAGTTCGATTTGCTCCCAGCCCAACTGGCCCACTACATATTGGCGGTGTACGCACCGCGTTGTTTAATTACTTTTTCGCGAAGCAGCATGGTGGCGATTTTTTATTGAGGATTGAGGATACCGATTCGCAACGCTTTGTGCCGGGTGCCGAGGAATATATTAACGAAGCTCTGCGTTGGTGTGGAATTAAAGTGGACGAGGGTGTTGTTGAGGGCGGAAAGCATGCGCCCTATCGCCAGAGCGAGCGCCGTGCCATATACCGCCAGTATGCTGATCAACTGGTTGATGCGGGCTATGCCTACTATGCATTCGATACCCCCGAATCGCTCGACGAGCACCGCAAAGCTGCCGAGCTAAAGGGGCAAACCTTTATATACAATCATGCTATCCGCAATAGCATGCAAACCTCGTTGGTTTTGCCCTTGGATGAGGTTAGGGCCAGAGTAGATAGAGGCGACCAGTGGGTTATTCGTTTCAGGATGCCCGAGAACGAGGAGTTGCTGATGCACGATTTAATTCGTGGCGAAGTGGTGGTTAACACCGCTACACTCGACGATAAGGTGCTATTCAAAAGTGCCGATATGCTTCCTACCTATCATTTGGCCAACGTTACCGACGATTACCTGATGGAAATATCGCATGTAATCCGGGGCGAGGAGTGGTTGCCATCGCTTCCTTTGCATGTGCTGCTTTACCGTGCGTTAGGATGGACTGATAGAATGCCACAATTTGCCCATCTTCCATTACTGTTGAAACCAACAGGTAATGGAAAACTTAGCAAGCGCGATGGTGATAAAATGGGATTCCCTGTATTTCCACTCCGTTGGACTTCGCCCGAGGGAGAGACTTCGCGCGGCTACAGAGAGGATGGCTATTTCCCCGAGGCTTTTGTGAATCTTTTGGCGCTGCTTGGATGGAATCCCGGCACCGAGCAGGAAATTTTCAGCATGGACGATTTAATCCAACAATTCTCGCTGGAGCGGGTGAACAAATCGGGCGCTCGGTTCGATCCCGAAAAGGCTAAATGGTTCAACCATCAGTACCTCCTTGCAAAAAGCGATGCCGAGGTGACCAGTATTTACATGCAGCTACTTGCCGAAAAGGGTATTTGTGCCAGCCCAGCAAAGGTTGAGTTGATAGTTAAGCTTATGAAAGCCCGGGTGAACTTTGTGCACGAGATCTGGGATAAGTCCGCATTCTTTTTTGAGCGCCCCACGGTGTACGATGAGGCCTCGGTGAAGAAGTTTTGGAAGGCCGAAACTCCTGCTGTAATGGATGAGCTGATCTCTCTGTTCGAGAGCATTCCGCAATTCGATGCTCGTGTGGTAGACGAGCATCTGGCGGCGTTTATCAACGCTAAGGGCTACGGTATGGGAGCGGTTATGAATGCGCTAAGGCTATGTATTCTGGGAATATCGAATGGCCCCAACGCTGCCGATGTTTGCGTCATAATTGGGAGGGATGAGACTATTGCCCGCTTAAAGCAAGCGGTAGCATCGGTATAG
- a CDS encoding ATPase, with the protein MFERTLENTIKEKVNSGKAIVVVGARQVGKTTLINEILKGKDYLFLDADDPSIRNLLQCPTTEQIRTFIGDYKYVFLDEAQRIPGIGLTLKIITDQFKAVQLFVSGSSSFDLGNELNEPLTGRKWEYELFPISWDEYESKIGIIKSEQQLENRLLYGFYPEVINNQGKERETLKNLINSYLYRDILAFSDIRRPEVLEKLLQALALQMGSEVNYNELSQLIGINKITVQKYIDILEKGYIVFRLNSFSRNIRNEIKQNRKVYFYDNGIRNMIIGNFNQLDLRVDKGALWENFLVSERRKQNIYKDTFAKMYFWRTKQQQEIDYVEEKDGQIVGFEFKWNNKKTKFPQNFMETYNAQGHVIDRNNFREFVKI; encoded by the coding sequence ATGTTTGAACGTACTTTAGAAAACACCATAAAAGAGAAGGTTAATAGTGGTAAAGCCATAGTTGTTGTTGGTGCGCGACAAGTTGGAAAAACAACTTTAATAAATGAGATTCTTAAAGGCAAGGATTATCTTTTTCTAGACGCTGATGACCCTTCGATAAGAAATCTATTGCAGTGCCCTACAACAGAGCAGATTAGAACGTTTATTGGCGATTATAAATATGTTTTTCTTGACGAGGCTCAGAGAATACCGGGAATTGGTTTGACCTTAAAAATCATTACCGATCAATTTAAGGCAGTTCAATTGTTTGTAAGCGGTTCTTCTTCATTTGATTTAGGGAACGAACTAAATGAACCTTTAACTGGCCGAAAATGGGAGTATGAATTATTCCCAATTTCTTGGGATGAATACGAAAGTAAAATTGGAATTATAAAATCGGAACAGCAACTCGAAAACAGATTGCTATATGGATTCTATCCTGAGGTTATTAATAATCAAGGGAAGGAAAGGGAAACATTGAAAAATCTTATAAATAGTTACTTGTATCGCGATATACTGGCCTTTTCAGATATAAGAAGACCTGAAGTTCTTGAGAAATTGCTGCAAGCATTGGCATTGCAAATGGGTAGTGAGGTAAATTACAATGAGTTATCGCAACTGATTGGGATTAACAAAATTACAGTTCAAAAGTATATTGATATTTTAGAAAAAGGGTATATAGTTTTTAGATTAAATAGTTTTAGCAGAAACATACGGAACGAGATAAAGCAGAACAGGAAGGTTTACTTCTACGATAATGGTATTAGAAATATGATTATTGGTAATTTTAATCAATTAGATTTAAGGGTTGATAAAGGTGCTTTATGGGAGAATTTTTTGGTATCGGAAAGAAGGAAGCAAAACATTTATAAAGACACTTTCGCCAAAATGTATTTTTGGCGAACAAAACAACAACAGGAAATAGATTATGTAGAAGAGAAAGATGGGCAAATTGTAGGGTTTGAATTTAAATGGAACAATAAAAAAACAAAATTCCCTCAAAACTTTATGGAGACATATAATGCTCAAGGACACGTAATTGACAGAAATAATTTTAGGGAATTTGTGAAAATATAG
- the parD-1 gene encoding antitoxin ParD1, protein MAKNTSILLGEYFENFVNEKISSGKFSSVSEVIRTALRLMENEENKYKALTKELEIGEKSGFVEDFDRTKNLKNLHAKHQKK, encoded by the coding sequence ATGGCAAAGAATACATCAATCCTACTGGGAGAATACTTTGAAAACTTTGTGAATGAAAAAATCTCTTCGGGAAAGTTCTCATCGGTTAGCGAGGTGATTAGAACTGCTCTTCGCCTTATGGAGAACGAAGAAAACAAGTACAAAGCCCTGACTAAGGAACTTGAAATTGGCGAAAAAAGTGGATTTGTAGAAGACTTTGACCGAACCAAAAATCTTAAGAATCTTCACGCCAAACACCAAAAAAAATGA
- a CDS encoding toxin ParE1, translating to MKFLISEKASEDIENIWLYTYENWSQEQADRYYNLILDEIEYIAKHFESGKSVDYIKKGYRATLVKSHIIFYKKSRQNIVEIIRVLHQKMDIENQVDE from the coding sequence ATGAAGTTCCTAATTAGCGAGAAGGCCAGCGAAGATATTGAAAACATATGGTTGTACACCTATGAAAACTGGTCACAGGAGCAAGCTGACAGATATTACAACTTAATTTTGGACGAAATTGAATATATTGCTAAGCACTTTGAAAGTGGAAAATCAGTCGACTACATAAAAAAAGGATATAGAGCAACATTAGTAAAGTCACACATTATCTTCTACAAAAAATCAAGACAAAATATTGTTGAAATCATAAGGGTTTTACACCAGAAAATGGATATTGAAAACCAAGTTGACGAATAA
- a CDS encoding transporter has product MTRILVLLINIGVFCTVAKAQSTIETVLGEIEKNNTTIQALRQNADADKIANKIGVTPSNPEVEFGYLWGSPSSIGNRTDISVSQSFDFPTAYLRKGQIADARNSKVEFDYQSQVREIKFRATSVCVDLIYCNALQNEYNRRLKYSTGIADSYKKRYEIGDANILDYNKAQMNLLNVTKEMENNEIERKSLLAELVSLNGGKPIEFADTLFSSSTINPDFGQWYTQAEQNNPTLAALKQEVEVSQREIQLSRALSLPKFNAGYMSEKVVGERFQGITVGLSIPLWENKNTVKYAKSKFAAYQTIENDSKLKYYNHLAMLHQKALGMQVSVDDYRTKLNGFNNTNLLQKALNKGEISLVEYLYELSFYYDSFEKLLAMERDLNRVVVEMNYCQ; this is encoded by the coding sequence ATGACTAGGATTTTAGTTTTACTGATAAACATCGGGGTGTTTTGCACAGTGGCAAAGGCGCAAAGTACAATTGAAACTGTTCTGGGTGAGATTGAGAAGAATAATACCACCATTCAGGCTCTACGCCAGAACGCCGATGCCGATAAGATTGCCAACAAAATAGGAGTAACGCCATCGAACCCAGAGGTTGAGTTTGGGTATTTGTGGGGAAGTCCCTCGTCAATTGGCAATAGAACGGATATTAGCGTAAGCCAATCGTTCGATTTCCCTACTGCTTACCTGCGCAAGGGTCAAATTGCCGATGCGCGTAACAGCAAGGTTGAGTTCGATTACCAGAGTCAGGTGCGCGAAATTAAGTTTAGGGCAACATCGGTATGTGTAGATTTGATTTATTGCAACGCTCTGCAGAACGAGTACAATCGACGTTTGAAATACTCTACAGGCATTGCCGATTCTTACAAGAAGCGATACGAAATTGGCGATGCCAATATTCTGGATTATAACAAGGCACAAATGAATCTGCTGAATGTAACCAAGGAGATGGAGAATAACGAGATTGAGCGAAAATCGCTGTTGGCTGAATTGGTAAGTTTGAATGGCGGGAAACCAATTGAGTTTGCCGATACTCTGTTTTCAAGTTCAACCATCAATCCCGATTTTGGACAATGGTATACTCAGGCAGAGCAAAATAACCCAACCCTGGCGGCATTGAAGCAGGAGGTTGAGGTTTCTCAACGCGAAATTCAGCTGAGCAGGGCATTGAGTTTGCCTAAGTTTAATGCTGGATATATGAGTGAGAAGGTTGTAGGTGAACGCTTTCAGGGCATTACTGTAGGACTTTCGATTCCACTATGGGAGAATAAGAATACGGTAAAATATGCAAAATCTAAGTTTGCGGCATATCAAACCATCGAGAACGATAGCAAGCTAAAGTACTATAACCATTTGGCAATGCTACACCAAAAGGCTTTAGGAATGCAGGTTAGCGTTGATGATTATCGTACCAAACTGAATGGATTTAACAATACCAATTTGCTCCAGAAAGCCCTAAATAAGGGTGAAATTTCGCTAGTTGAGTATCTGTACGAGTTATCGTTCTACTACGATAGTTTTGAAAAGTTACTTGCCATGGAGCGCGATTTGAATAGAGTAGTTGTGGAGATGAATTACTGCCAGTAG